GCGTCTCGACTACGGCAAGGTGGCGCCATGACCCTGCTCGACGCGCTGGGCATCGCCGGCGCGAACCTGCGCCGCATGAAGCTGCGGGCCGGGCTGACCGTGGCCGGCGTGGTCATCGCCATCGGGGCGATGGTGGCCATGCTGAGCTTCGGCGCGGGCAATCACCGGCTCATCACCGAGCGCGCCGAGAGCCTGGGCCTGCTCAACACAATTCAGGTGACGCCCTCGACGCCCGAGGACAGCCTCCAGTCGCCGCCGCTGGACGCCGCCGCCGTCGCGCGCTTCCAGCGCCTGCCCGGCGTGCGGCTCGCCTATCCGCTGGACGCGCTCACGCTCACGGTCGGCTTTCGGGGCCGCAGCCAGACGGTCGAGGCGCAGGCGCTGCCGGAGGCCGCGCTGTCCACGAAGCTCTTCTCGCAGCTGCGCGCGGGCGAAACCCTGCGCGGCGCGCCCGGCGAGGCGCTGGTCACGGAGCGCTTCCTCGAGGAGATGGGGCTCGCCGTCAATCGACCCGAAGACGTGATCGGCGACACGCTGTTCGTCAGCCTCACCGTGGCGAGCGTGGACAGCGGGCTCGCGCGCGTGCTGGGCACGGTGGAGGGCCGCTTCGCCGCGCTCTCGCGCAGTCTGCGCCCGGACTCCCTCGGGAGTCCCGACTATCGCCGGCGCGTCGCCGCCGACGAGTTCGGCGAGGCGGCCCAGCGCTTCCTGGACGGACTGCTGAAGGGGCGCGTCGTCGCCGACACGCTGCGAATCCGCGGCGTGCTGGACGTCCCCCGCGGGCGCAGCGCGCGCACCCGGCCCCTCATCCTGCGCCCCGCCGACGCCCTGCGCTTCGCCAGCGCCGGCCCGCCGGCCGAGCCGCTGGCGCTGTTTCGAGCGCTCGAGGCCGGCAGCCTCTTCGACGTCGCCGCCGCCGACAGCGCGCAGCAGTACCCGCAGGTGACGCTGGACCTCGATCCGTTCTCGCCCTACGAGAGCGTCCGCGACAGCCTGCGCGCCCTGGGCTATCACACCTTCAGCTTCGCTGATCAGCTGGGTGAGATCCGTCGCGCCTTCCTCATCTTCGACCTGGGGCTGCTGGCCATCGCCCTGGTCGCGCTGGTGACGGCCGCGCTCGGCATCGTGAACACGCTGCTGATGTCCATCAGCGAGCGGCGCCGCGAGATCGGCGTGCTCAAGGCCCTCGGCGCGGACGAGCGCGAGATCCGCGGGCTCTTCCTCGCCGAGTCGGCGCTGATGGGCGCGCTGGGGGCGGCGGGGGGTATCCTGCTGGGCTGGGGTGTCGCGCGCGCGGCGTCCGCGGTGGCGAAGATCGTGATGGCGCGCCAGGACATGCCCGCCCTTGAACTCTTCGCCACGCCGCTCTGGCTGGTGGCCGGCGCCTTCGGCTTCGGACTCGCGCTCAGCCTGCTCGCCGGCACCCTGCCCGCGGGGCGCGCGGCGCGCGTCGACCCCGTGGAGGCGCTGCGGGGCGACTAGCGCGGGCCGAGACGCGTCGCCAGCGCCCGGTCGAGCGTCCGCCGTGGCGACGGCAACCGCAGTTCGCGATAGAACGCCGCGCGGTCGAGCAGCGCGCCGACGACCATCAGGCCCATCACCGGCAGCCCCGCCGGCGCCGCGCCCGCGGCCACGGCGATGCCCGCGGCGATCAGCGCCGCCGCGCGCAGGCCGCCGACCCACCCGACGGGCCGCGCGCCGCCGCGGTAGCGTCCCAGCCACAGCAGCGCCAGCAGCAGCAGCGCGCCCGCCAGCGGCCAGGCCCAGCCCCTGAACGCGAGCGTGTAGACGATGGCGTTGGGCACCGCCTCCGCGCTGTGCACGCCGACGCTGCCCCGCGGCACGTCCGCCACTTCGTAGAGCCGGTCCATCGCGTAGAGCGCCGCGAAACCCGCCATGCCCCCGGCCAGCGACAGCAGCAGGTTCGGCGCGAGGAGCAGCGGCAGCGCGCCCGCGAGCAGCACGAACGCCCCCGTGGCCGCGATCTCCCGGCTCAGCCAGGAGTGACGGATCCCCAGCAGCGCGCGCCACGCGCGCCAGGGCTTGCCCAGGTGCGCCGTGCTCAGCGCCATGGCCGCCAGGCCGCCCCAGAGAATCGGCAGCGGACGGTCCAGCCGGCAGGGCGGCAGCGTGTCCAGGCGCATCGCCACGAGCAGGGGCAGCGCGGTGCTGAAGAGCAGCAGCGGCCACTCGTCTCTCAATGAAAGGCGGCGGCCGCCGCCGTCGCCGCTGCCGGGCGGGGCGGCGCCGCCCCCGCCGGGTGGGGGACCTTCGGGCCCGTCCGCTCCCGGCGGCAGCGGCGTGAAGCGCAGCGCGGGACGCACCTGCGACGCATCGAAGCCCGGCACCTCGCGCGCGTGGAGCGCGGCGGCGGGGGCGTCGAGGTCGAGGAGGTTCAGCGCGTCGGTGGGGCAGAGCGCGACGCAGGCGGGCTCGCGGCCCTCAGCGAGGCGCGGCTGACAGAGCGTGCACTTGCTCATGGTGCCGGCGCGCGCGTCGAAGCGGGGGGCGTCGTAGGGACAGGCCCAGCTGCAGTAGCGGCAGCCGATGCAGCGCGCGGGATCGAGGATCAGCGCGCCGGTGGTGGCGTCGCGGGCGTAGGCGTCGGCGGGGCAGGCGATGGCGCAGGGGGCGTCCGCGCAGTGCATGCAGGCCAGCGACAGGTGGTAGCGGGGCGCGCCGGCCAGGGCGCCCGGGTTGAAGGTCTCCACCCGGCGCCAGCTCTCGCCCCAGGGCAGCGCGTTCTCGATGCCGCAGGCGAGCTGACAGGCCTGGCAACCCGTGCAGCGCGAGAGATCGAGGTGGAAGCCGGCCCTCATCGTCATTGCGCGGCCCGCTCGATCTGGACGCGATTCTCGTGGAAGGCGGCGCCGTGGCCCATGTCCGTTTCGCGCCCCGCCGACAGCCGGTTGACGCCCCCGCCCTCGCTCTCCCACCAGCCGTTGTGCGCGAGCACGCAGCCCGGCTTCAGCGCGGAGGTGAGCGCCAGCGGCAGCGTGAGCTCGCCGCGATCGTTGAAGACGCGCACGCGCTCGCCGTGGACGAGCCCGCGCGCGGCGGCGTCGTCGGGGTGCGCCTGCAGCGTGGGCGCGGGGTCCAGCGCGCGGATCATCGCCAGGTTTCCGAACTGCGAGTGGATGCGGTTCTTGGTGTTGGGCGTCATGAGCAACAGCGGATAGCGCGCGGCGAGCTGCGGATCGCGACGGCCCGCCTCCAGCGGCTCGCTGAACTCCGGCAGCGGATTCGCGCCCCAGCGCGCGGCCGCCTCCTCCGAGCGCAGCTCGATGCGGCCCGAGGGCGTGGGGAAGACGCGATCGGCGAAGGCCACCTCCGCGAAGTCGGGGGAGAGA
Above is a genomic segment from Candidatus Latescibacterota bacterium containing:
- a CDS encoding ABC transporter permease, which codes for MTLLDALGIAGANLRRMKLRAGLTVAGVVIAIGAMVAMLSFGAGNHRLITERAESLGLLNTIQVTPSTPEDSLQSPPLDAAAVARFQRLPGVRLAYPLDALTLTVGFRGRSQTVEAQALPEAALSTKLFSQLRAGETLRGAPGEALVTERFLEEMGLAVNRPEDVIGDTLFVSLTVASVDSGLARVLGTVEGRFAALSRSLRPDSLGSPDYRRRVAADEFGEAAQRFLDGLLKGRVVADTLRIRGVLDVPRGRSARTRPLILRPADALRFASAGPPAEPLALFRALEAGSLFDVAAADSAQQYPQVTLDLDPFSPYESVRDSLRALGYHTFSFADQLGEIRRAFLIFDLGLLAIALVALVTAALGIVNTLLMSISERRREIGVLKALGADEREIRGLFLAESALMGALGAAGGILLGWGVARAASAVAKIVMARQDMPALELFATPLWLVAGAFGFGLALSLLAGTLPAGRAARVDPVEALRGD
- a CDS encoding 4Fe-4S dicluster domain-containing protein; protein product: MTMRAGFHLDLSRCTGCQACQLACGIENALPWGESWRRVETFNPGALAGAPRYHLSLACMHCADAPCAIACPADAYARDATTGALILDPARCIGCRYCSWACPYDAPRFDARAGTMSKCTLCQPRLAEGREPACVALCPTDALNLLDLDAPAAALHAREVPGFDASQVRPALRFTPLPPGADGPEGPPPGGGGAAPPGSGDGGGRRLSLRDEWPLLLFSTALPLLVAMRLDTLPPCRLDRPLPILWGGLAAMALSTAHLGKPWRAWRALLGIRHSWLSREIAATGAFVLLAGALPLLLAPNLLLSLAGGMAGFAALYAMDRLYEVADVPRGSVGVHSAEAVPNAIVYTLAFRGWAWPLAGALLLLALLWLGRYRGGARPVGWVGGLRAAALIAAGIAVAAGAAPAGLPVMGLMVVGALLDRAAFYRELRLPSPRRTLDRALATRLGPR